Proteins from a genomic interval of Chryseobacterium indologenes:
- a CDS encoding GNAT family N-acetyltransferase, producing MTSVTINKASLEDLEIIQTLGIQTFSETFAENNTEEAMKMYLEESFNTGKLQSELNNADSIFYIAWEEDNPVGYLKVNSGKAQTELQDDTSLEIERIYVKKSHHGKKVGQLLYNQALETAQNLKKSYLWLGVWEENLRALNFYEKNGFVVFDKHIFRLGEEEQIDLMMKKILK from the coding sequence ATGACCTCTGTTACTATTAATAAAGCATCCCTGGAAGACCTGGAAATTATACAAACTTTGGGCATACAGACATTTTCCGAGACTTTTGCAGAAAACAATACCGAAGAGGCCATGAAAATGTATCTCGAAGAAAGCTTTAATACTGGAAAGTTACAATCTGAGCTTAATAATGCGGACTCTATTTTCTATATTGCCTGGGAAGAAGACAATCCAGTAGGATATCTGAAAGTCAATTCCGGAAAAGCACAGACCGAATTACAGGATGATACCAGTCTTGAAATTGAAAGGATCTATGTAAAGAAAAGTCATCATGGCAAAAAAGTAGGCCAGCTTTTATACAATCAGGCGCTGGAAACAGCTCAAAATCTCAAAAAATCCTATTTATGGCTGGGAGTCTGGGAAGAAAACCTGAGAGCCTTGAATTTCTATGAAAAGAACGGATTTGTAGTATTCGATAAGCATATTTTCAGACTGGGAGAAGAGGAGCAGATTGATTTGATGATGAAAAAAATACTGAAGTAA
- a CDS encoding esterase family protein, with the protein MKKLINIVVILTAFTQMSAQKIIHQEIFSPKMNKKIKTIIITPNVQPKTTYPSVYILHGFSGTPDRILKEDIPDLVKKAQEYKTIYILPDGNYSSWYVDSPLVKDSQYQTFIGKELVEFVDKNYPVKSEKKYRGILGWSMGGYGATNIGVIYNKTFGIVGSSCGALDFTVFGEGYQKYMVNKVLGPLESINPTFLTDNKIKLMATAGQQYIFDCGTDDTQMIQMNRNFHKKLTEAKVQHLYTESLGGHVTEYWSRSLSEQLSLFNRFFKQ; encoded by the coding sequence ATGAAGAAGCTTATCAACATTGTGGTCATCCTGACCGCTTTTACACAAATGTCAGCTCAGAAAATTATTCATCAGGAAATTTTCAGTCCTAAAATGAATAAAAAAATCAAAACAATTATCATTACCCCCAATGTGCAACCCAAAACCACTTATCCGTCGGTCTATATCCTCCATGGGTTCAGTGGTACTCCCGATAGGATTCTTAAAGAGGATATTCCGGATCTGGTTAAAAAAGCTCAGGAATATAAAACCATTTATATATTGCCGGACGGAAATTACAGTTCGTGGTATGTAGACAGTCCATTGGTTAAAGATTCACAATATCAGACTTTTATTGGTAAAGAGCTGGTAGAATTTGTGGATAAAAACTATCCTGTAAAGTCTGAAAAGAAATACAGGGGTATTTTAGGGTGGAGTATGGGTGGATACGGAGCTACTAATATCGGAGTTATATACAACAAAACATTCGGCATTGTCGGAAGTTCCTGTGGTGCGCTGGACTTCACGGTTTTCGGGGAAGGATATCAGAAATATATGGTTAATAAAGTTTTAGGTCCGTTGGAGTCAATCAATCCAACCTTTCTTACCGATAACAAAATAAAACTGATGGCAACGGCAGGCCAGCAATACATTTTCGACTGTGGTACCGATGATACCCAGATGATTCAAATGAACAGAAATTTCCACAAAAAACTGACAGAAGCTAAAGTTCAGCATTTATATACAGAATCTTTAGGAGGTCACGTTACGGAATACTGGAGCAGATCATTATCTGAGCAATTGTCTTTGTTTAACCGATTTTTTAAACAATAA
- a CDS encoding TauD/TfdA family dioxygenase: MNSLEILDNDSMTAVKLLPTVIEITSQERRMIKDAAEHLEKKYGSYENRDFIKHVHQMASYFLPERILHIAADFANDFSENQYGALIFQGLMDIDQERLGSTPPNWQSADYAKFNLYGFACALIHGALPSKPVQYYSQRKGGGLIHAIIPDEKMRETQTGSGSATDLYVHTEDAFLKHQADFLSFMYVRNEEQVPSTLYSIRSHESIGENYRPLFEKMYKIPKDANLETGESEEETLDSVLYGNYKLPFMRFDAAEQLFNPSIKQSAEARQCLTEFWDDARHLIYSGFTPQAGDVILVNNHLCAHGRSAFRAGVRNIDGIEQACERRIMLRMMSKVSLIDMRAHTLTEDPFFVIEEHLGKNFQHL; this comes from the coding sequence ATGAATTCTTTAGAAATTTTAGATAACGACAGTATGACAGCAGTAAAACTGCTTCCTACAGTCATTGAGATCACATCTCAGGAGCGAAGAATGATAAAAGATGCCGCGGAGCATCTGGAGAAAAAATACGGAAGCTATGAAAACCGTGACTTTATAAAGCATGTGCATCAAATGGCTTCCTATTTTCTACCCGAGAGAATTTTACATATTGCGGCCGATTTTGCGAACGATTTTTCAGAAAATCAATATGGAGCCTTGATTTTCCAGGGATTGATGGATATTGATCAGGAAAGGTTGGGCAGTACTCCACCCAACTGGCAGTCTGCGGATTATGCCAAGTTTAACCTGTATGGTTTTGCCTGCGCATTGATTCACGGAGCTTTACCGTCGAAACCTGTACAATATTATTCACAACGTAAAGGAGGCGGATTAATCCATGCGATTATACCGGATGAAAAGATGCGTGAAACACAGACGGGTTCTGGTTCTGCAACCGATTTGTATGTGCATACGGAAGATGCTTTCCTTAAACATCAGGCAGATTTTCTGAGCTTTATGTACGTGAGAAATGAAGAGCAGGTACCTTCCACCCTCTATTCTATCCGTTCTCACGAATCTATCGGAGAAAATTACAGACCTCTGTTTGAAAAGATGTATAAAATTCCCAAGGATGCCAATCTGGAAACCGGTGAGAGTGAGGAAGAAACGCTGGATTCTGTTTTATATGGGAATTACAAGCTGCCATTCATGAGATTTGATGCTGCAGAACAGCTTTTTAATCCTAGCATTAAACAGTCGGCTGAAGCCCGGCAATGCCTGACGGAATTCTGGGACGACGCAAGACATCTGATTTATTCGGGGTTTACGCCGCAGGCGGGAGATGTTATCTTGGTAAATAATCATTTATGCGCCCACGGAAGATCTGCTTTCCGTGCGGGAGTAAGAAATATTGATGGCATTGAACAAGCATGTGAGAGAAGAATTATGCTTCGCATGATGAGTAAAGTGAGCCTGATCGATATGCGGGCACACACCTTAACTGAAGATCCGTTTTTTGTGATCGAAGAACATTTAGGCAAGAACTTTCAACATTTGTAG
- a CDS encoding GNAT family N-acetyltransferase, whose product MEKTLVQKTKWKEKAEAITFRILLNGMLRELRNGKFYQGIPVYDPLTAEALKNTGYSLHMRFELKKSGIFLFAPVTYRSESPFHEYGFPVWAVDHQNQKIFEVNAEQLISLVYKEFSDTSTEAGLQRFKDRILSNLKNLEETLTCSKDQNSLSYSFIESEQLLPVGHNLHPFTKSRMGFSEEQQQTYCPEFGKGFQLDYFLVNRNLVTERSLPGISAQEIIGKLIPSEEKLSKNYLKEGENTNDYYILPAHPWEAQYLLDSKEYSDLFESRKIIHIGSRGEDFYATSSIRTVYNPDFRWMFKFSLHVLMTGSVRTNSLKDLKRGYASAIWWEDVRPSFEENYKDFKLLLEPATISVDFEGKNIDSFNTLIRENPFSPKDRVLLLARLCQDEPSSATGFATHFFENVIQNMGLEGEEAVMLWFEKYIKLLLSPLNKLFNTFGMAPEVHQQNLMIELDESLLPKTIWVRDGQGYLLRESSKNQYENLIKKYPEIEELFIRDERLLDIISHHLLVSNLSALISSIGKTGLANERSLIDILYQEFEYLHIHKPSALTDYALNQRYWSVKSNLHSAVMNVDGGVNAAAVSYAKVPNLLHLYFFSDQLIQPEGADVFFKRYFPKEDVTMSIRPIDLENDLEMLHEWFNREHAVKIWQMNWPIDELETYYRLMLPSQEAHSYIVLSNDEPSCNIEIYWASRDMVGDYYDVLPTDYGTHQFIAPVDPKKKYVSPSTQSMVDYVFAQPEVGKMVGEGSVDSLASMMNKAHVGFKVEKVIEMPHKKANLNFCYREWYWEKFPQNKNVKITTNITEHE is encoded by the coding sequence ATGGAGAAAACTTTGGTACAGAAAACTAAGTGGAAAGAAAAAGCTGAAGCAATAACATTCCGCATTTTACTGAACGGAATGCTCAGAGAGCTTAGAAACGGAAAATTTTATCAGGGAATTCCTGTCTATGACCCGTTAACAGCTGAAGCGCTGAAAAATACGGGTTATTCGTTGCATATGAGGTTTGAGCTGAAAAAAAGCGGGATCTTTTTATTTGCGCCGGTAACATATCGTTCTGAAAGCCCTTTCCATGAATATGGATTCCCGGTTTGGGCGGTAGATCATCAAAACCAGAAAATTTTTGAAGTCAATGCTGAACAATTGATTTCATTAGTGTATAAAGAGTTTTCTGATACTTCGACAGAGGCAGGGCTTCAGCGTTTCAAGGACCGGATTTTAAGCAATCTGAAGAACCTGGAAGAAACATTAACCTGTTCGAAAGATCAAAACAGCCTATCCTATTCATTTATAGAATCTGAACAGCTTCTTCCAGTTGGTCATAACCTTCATCCTTTCACCAAATCTAGGATGGGATTTTCAGAAGAGCAACAACAGACCTATTGCCCGGAATTTGGAAAAGGATTCCAGCTTGACTATTTCCTGGTTAACAGGAATTTGGTCACTGAAAGATCTTTACCCGGTATCTCAGCACAGGAAATTATCGGAAAACTGATTCCTTCAGAGGAAAAACTCAGTAAAAACTACCTTAAAGAAGGTGAAAACACAAATGACTATTATATCCTTCCCGCTCATCCGTGGGAAGCTCAATATCTTTTAGATTCAAAAGAATACTCCGATTTGTTTGAATCCCGAAAAATAATACATATCGGATCCAGAGGTGAAGACTTTTATGCAACTTCTTCTATCAGAACGGTATACAATCCTGATTTCAGGTGGATGTTTAAGTTCTCTTTGCATGTACTGATGACAGGTTCCGTAAGAACCAACAGTCTGAAAGATCTGAAAAGAGGCTATGCGTCAGCAATTTGGTGGGAAGATGTGCGTCCTTCCTTTGAGGAAAACTATAAAGATTTCAAACTTCTGCTGGAACCAGCAACGATAAGTGTTGATTTTGAAGGTAAAAATATCGACAGTTTTAACACACTGATCAGAGAAAATCCATTCTCACCGAAGGATAGAGTATTATTACTGGCCAGGTTATGTCAGGATGAGCCTTCTTCTGCAACGGGTTTTGCCACTCATTTTTTTGAAAATGTTATTCAGAATATGGGGCTGGAAGGAGAGGAAGCGGTCATGTTATGGTTTGAAAAATACATCAAACTACTGCTGTCTCCTTTAAATAAATTATTCAACACCTTCGGAATGGCCCCGGAAGTTCATCAGCAAAACCTGATGATCGAACTGGATGAAAGCCTTCTTCCGAAAACAATTTGGGTAAGAGACGGACAAGGATATCTTTTACGGGAAAGCAGTAAAAACCAATACGAAAATCTGATTAAAAAGTATCCTGAAATAGAGGAACTTTTCATCCGCGATGAACGTCTCCTTGATATTATCTCGCATCACCTGCTGGTAAGCAATCTTTCAGCCCTGATCAGCTCAATCGGTAAAACCGGACTGGCAAACGAAAGATCATTGATCGATATTCTTTATCAGGAATTTGAGTATCTGCATATACATAAACCATCTGCATTAACTGATTATGCTTTGAATCAAAGGTATTGGTCCGTGAAATCAAATCTTCATTCTGCGGTAATGAATGTAGATGGCGGAGTGAATGCAGCAGCGGTTTCATATGCTAAAGTTCCAAATCTGCTGCATCTGTATTTCTTCTCGGATCAGCTTATCCAGCCTGAAGGAGCAGATGTTTTTTTCAAACGCTATTTCCCGAAGGAAGACGTCACCATGAGTATACGGCCCATTGATCTCGAAAATGACCTTGAAATGCTGCATGAATGGTTTAATCGTGAGCACGCCGTAAAAATATGGCAGATGAACTGGCCGATCGATGAGCTTGAAACCTACTATCGACTGATGCTTCCAAGCCAGGAAGCCCACAGCTATATTGTATTGAGCAATGATGAGCCTTCCTGTAATATTGAGATCTATTGGGCATCCAGAGATATGGTAGGAGACTATTATGATGTACTGCCTACAGATTATGGAACGCATCAGTTTATTGCTCCGGTGGATCCGAAAAAGAAATATGTATCACCTTCCACGCAATCTATGGTCGACTATGTTTTTGCTCAACCTGAGGTAGGTAAAATGGTAGGAGAGGGCTCGGTAGATTCACTCGCTTCCATGATGAATAAGGCCCACGTCGGTTTCAAAGTAGAAAAAGTGATTGAAATGCCCCATAAAAAAGCAAACCTCAACTTCTGCTACAGAGAATGGTACTGGGAAAAATTCCCTCAAAACAAAAATGTAAAAATCACCACCAACATCACAGAACATGAATAA